The following are from one region of the Rhodopirellula sp. P2 genome:
- a CDS encoding sulfatase family protein: MLTLNSIAAVRLDAAEQPNIIFIFADDWGYGDLGIHGSSFCQTPHLDQMAKEGTDFANFTVNSPVCSPSRVAVMTGQFPARHCVHQHFQSVKAHINRGMPDWVDPQAPMLPRMLKNAGYHTGHFGKWHLGSVADSPTEDAYGYDRFATFNGSGKNEISKGGLASVDHAEAFIREFKDAPFFINLWLHEAHTPHLPQKPFLEKFQHLNDAEQVYASIIAEADEGVGRILALLKEVGLDEKTIVVFSTDNGPEHSTDEKDHKGQGLGKYYSVGQTGGLKGEKRSLFAGGIRVPFIVRWPGVVPAGKTDRTSVLTAVDLLPTFLDAAGVALPEGYQPDGQSVLSAWKGHPFERTQPIFWEWKGGDSQEYTWPSIGIRDGQWKMLVNQAKKMTELYDLESDWAEQRNVAAEYPDVVDQLSQKLDAWKNTLPIAPSENSLSKVRKKFQK, translated from the coding sequence TTGCTCACGCTCAACAGCATCGCAGCCGTACGACTGGATGCCGCTGAGCAGCCGAACATCATCTTCATCTTCGCCGATGATTGGGGCTACGGGGACCTGGGCATTCACGGCAGTTCCTTTTGTCAAACCCCGCACCTGGACCAGATGGCAAAGGAAGGAACGGACTTCGCGAACTTCACCGTGAACAGTCCGGTCTGTTCGCCCAGTCGCGTTGCTGTGATGACAGGACAGTTTCCGGCTCGGCACTGTGTGCACCAACACTTTCAAAGTGTGAAAGCGCACATCAATCGTGGGATGCCCGATTGGGTCGATCCACAGGCTCCTATGCTTCCTCGAATGCTGAAGAACGCGGGTTATCACACGGGCCACTTTGGAAAGTGGCACCTGGGCAGCGTTGCTGACTCGCCGACCGAAGACGCTTACGGCTACGACCGCTTCGCGACATTCAATGGCTCGGGAAAGAACGAAATCTCAAAGGGCGGACTGGCGTCGGTGGACCATGCCGAAGCATTCATCCGCGAGTTCAAAGACGCCCCTTTCTTCATCAACCTCTGGCTTCATGAGGCGCACACCCCACACTTGCCTCAGAAACCATTCCTTGAAAAGTTCCAGCATTTGAACGACGCCGAACAGGTTTATGCGTCCATCATCGCCGAAGCGGATGAGGGTGTCGGACGAATCCTCGCGTTGCTGAAGGAAGTCGGCCTCGATGAGAAAACGATTGTGGTTTTCTCCACCGACAACGGTCCGGAGCATTCCACCGATGAAAAAGATCACAAAGGCCAAGGACTGGGAAAGTACTATTCCGTCGGACAAACAGGTGGGCTCAAAGGTGAGAAGCGTTCATTGTTTGCAGGAGGAATCCGAGTCCCGTTCATCGTGCGTTGGCCCGGCGTGGTTCCTGCCGGAAAAACAGACAGGACCTCCGTTCTGACGGCAGTTGATCTGCTGCCAACCTTTTTGGATGCCGCAGGGGTGGCGTTGCCGGAGGGATACCAACCGGATGGTCAAAGCGTGCTTTCCGCTTGGAAGGGACATCCGTTCGAAAGAACCCAACCCATTTTCTGGGAATGGAAAGGGGGCGACTCACAAGAATACACCTGGCCGTCGATCGGCATTCGAGACGGCCAATGGAAGATGCTGGTCAACCAAGCAAAGAAGATGACGGAACTCTACGATCTGGAAAGTGACTGGGCCGAGCAACGCAATGTCGCGGCGGAGTATCCTGACGTCGTTGATCAGTTGTCCCAAAAACTCGACGCTTGGAAAAACACACTGCCCATCGCTCCCAGCGAAAACAGCCTGTCGAAGGTTCGAAAGAAGTTCCAAAAGTGA